The Luteimonas sp. YGD11-2 genome has a window encoding:
- a CDS encoding CPXCG motif-containing cysteine-rich protein, producing the protein MLDLQDIECPYCGEVISLTLDSSAGSQRYIEDCHVCCRPITVVLEVDTDGAGHAHVLAQDDA; encoded by the coding sequence ATGCTCGATCTCCAGGACATCGAATGCCCGTACTGCGGCGAGGTGATCAGCCTCACGCTGGACAGCAGCGCCGGCTCGCAGCGCTATATCGAGGACTGCCACGTCTGCTGCCGGCCAATCACCGTGGTGCTGGAGGTGGACACCGACGGCGCCGGCCACGCGCACGTGCTGGCGCAGGACGATGCGTAG
- a CDS encoding transcription initiation protein: MARYLISFPAAAMVLADGEWEAVVRDSHAVIEEAKAAGVYVFGGGIDAAVPPVRVSADGAVAEGGYPWAPALDGGLTILELASREEAVAWAARIARACRCAQELRVFGFDPQS, translated from the coding sequence ATGGCCAGGTACCTGATCTCGTTTCCTGCGGCGGCGATGGTCTTGGCCGATGGCGAGTGGGAGGCGGTGGTCCGCGACTCGCATGCCGTGATCGAGGAGGCGAAGGCCGCCGGCGTGTACGTCTTCGGCGGCGGCATCGACGCGGCCGTGCCGCCCGTGCGGGTGTCCGCCGATGGCGCGGTCGCGGAGGGTGGTTACCCGTGGGCGCCGGCGCTGGATGGCGGCCTCACCATCCTCGAGCTTGCCTCCCGCGAGGAGGCCGTCGCCTGGGCGGCGCGGATCGCCCGGGCCTGCCGCTGTGCCCAGGAGCTGCGTGTGTTCGGCTTCGACCCGCAGTCCTGA
- a CDS encoding IS3 family transposase (programmed frameshift), producing the protein MKKSRFTETQIVSILKQADAGVPVKDICRQAGISVPTYYKWKSKYGGLEASELRRVKDLEAENAKLKRMYAELALDNAAMKDLIGKKTVGPEQKREAVRYLIEVHARPLSRSCDCVGLSRAAWYQAPQHWTLRDAEIIAALAGQVESRPTRGFWKCCKVLRRARPDWNHKRIYRVYKAMKLNLRRKAKQRLPKRERVPLYVPRLPDTVWSADFMADALACGRRFRTFNVVDDFNREALHIEVDTSISSARLIRIFEQLKRDHGLPQVLRTDNGPEFLGEAFVQWAKLNGMAIRYIQPGKPNQNAYIERFNRTFREEVLDQHLFTRLDDVREAAYWWMLEYNEERPHDSLGDMTPVEYRQAAEGSTFEMSA; encoded by the exons ATGAAGAAGTCCCGTTTCACCGAGACCCAGATCGTCTCGATCCTCAAGCAGGCCGACGCTGGAGTGCCGGTCAAGGACATTTGCCGGCAGGCCGGCATCAGCGTGCCGACGTACTACAAGTGGAAGTCGAAGTACGGCGGCCTGGAGGCCTCGGAACTGCGTCGGGTCAAGGATCTGGAAGCCGAGAACGCCAAGCTCAAGCGGATGTACGCCGAACTGGCGCTCGACAACGCAGCGATGAAGGACCTGATCG GCAAAAAAACTGTAGGGCCGGAGCAGAAGCGCGAGGCAGTGCGGTACCTGATCGAGGTACATGCGCGGCCGCTGAGCCGGTCCTGTGATTGCGTCGGGTTGTCGCGGGCCGCGTGGTACCAAGCGCCCCAGCATTGGACCTTGCGCGACGCCGAGATCATCGCGGCGCTGGCCGGGCAAGTCGAGAGTCGTCCGACGCGCGGCTTCTGGAAGTGTTGCAAGGTCCTGCGCCGTGCGCGACCGGACTGGAACCACAAGCGGATCTACCGAGTGTACAAGGCCATGAAGCTCAACTTGCGTCGCAAGGCCAAGCAGCGGCTGCCCAAGCGCGAACGCGTGCCGCTGTACGTGCCGCGTCTGCCAGACACCGTGTGGTCGGCTGATTTCATGGCCGATGCGCTGGCCTGTGGCCGCCGCTTCCGGACCTTCAATGTGGTCGACGACTTCAACCGTGAGGCGCTGCACATCGAGGTCGACACCTCGATCTCGTCCGCGCGCCTGATCCGCATCTTCGAGCAGCTCAAGCGCGACCACGGCCTGCCGCAGGTCCTGCGCACCGACAACGGCCCGGAGTTCCTGGGCGAGGCCTTCGTGCAGTGGGCCAAGCTCAACGGCATGGCCATCCGGTACATCCAGCCAGGCAAGCCCAACCAGAACGCCTACATCGAACGCTTCAACCGGACCTTCCGCGAGGAGGTCCTGGACCAGCACCTGTTCACCCGCCTCGACGACGTGCGCGAGGCGGCGTACTGGTGGATGCTCGAGTACAACGAGGAGCGTCCCCATGACTCGCTCGGCGACATGACGCCGGTCGAGTATCGTCAAGCCGCCGAAGGTTCTACTTTTGAAATGTCTGCTTGA
- a CDS encoding response regulator: protein MTARPTVLLCDDSRALRMLAAGQLDEAGFAVAGEAGNGLEAIRQYQALRPDLVLLDLVMPECDGREALARILELDPQARVVILSSLGAQRDIEECLRIGARSYLQKPIDTDAMERVLREALA from the coding sequence ATGACCGCACGACCGACGGTGCTGCTGTGCGACGACTCGCGGGCGCTGCGCATGCTGGCGGCAGGGCAGCTGGACGAAGCCGGATTCGCGGTGGCGGGCGAGGCCGGCAACGGCCTGGAGGCGATCCGCCAGTACCAGGCGCTGCGGCCGGACCTGGTGCTGCTGGACCTGGTGATGCCCGAATGCGACGGGCGCGAGGCGCTGGCGCGCATCCTCGAGCTCGACCCGCAGGCGCGGGTGGTGATCCTCAGCTCGCTGGGCGCGCAGCGCGACATCGAGGAGTGCCTGCGCATCGGCGCGCGCTCCTACCTGCAGAAGCCCATCGACACCGATGCGATGGAACGCGTGCTGCGCGAGGCCCTCGCCTGA
- a CDS encoding GFA family protein, with protein MNIHQASCSCGQLTLRAGGEPVRVSICHCRDCQRRSGSAFAVQARFPAGNVTVEGQSTPYVRAGDKGRIARFFFCPACGTTVFFRLDADPDHVAVALGTLDDPARLPPRSPCSASGSITGSGSRPISSSTTEQLLQRLGQ; from the coding sequence ATGAATATCCATCAGGCCAGCTGCAGCTGCGGGCAACTCACCCTGCGTGCCGGGGGCGAGCCCGTGCGTGTCTCGATCTGCCACTGCCGCGACTGCCAGCGGCGCAGCGGCAGTGCGTTCGCGGTGCAGGCGCGGTTTCCCGCGGGCAACGTGACGGTCGAGGGCCAGAGCACGCCGTATGTCCGCGCGGGGGACAAGGGGCGCATCGCCCGCTTCTTCTTCTGCCCCGCGTGCGGCACCACGGTGTTCTTCCGCCTGGATGCCGACCCGGACCATGTGGCGGTGGCGCTGGGCACCCTCGACGACCCCGCCCGCCTGCCGCCACGGTCTCCGTGTTCGGCGAGCGGCAGCATCACTGGCTCGGGCTCTCGGCCGATATCGAGCAGTACGACTGAGCAATTGTTGCAACGATTGGGTCAATGA
- a CDS encoding adenosylcobalamin-dependent ribonucleoside-diphosphate reductase: MSTVRLEAVRNDTTTDIPMQPASADIWDKKYRLKTKQGEPVDADIDGTYQRVARALADAEPDGEKRKYWYERFLWALRRGAIPAGRITSNAGALAHKPATSTINCTVSGTIGDSMDGILQKVHEAGLTLKAGCGIGYEFSTLRPRGAFVAGAGAYTSGPMSFMDIYDKMCFTVSSAGGRRGAQMGTFDVSHPDVRDFIRAKREDGRLRQFNLSLLVTDGFMQAVETDADWPLVFPLSLKEEGDVDLADAEQVIWREWPQTEGYVVRDDGLVACRVYGKVRARHLWDMIMVSTYDYAEPGFILIDKVNEMNNNWWCENIRATNPCGEQPLPPYGACLLGSINLTKFVRDPFTDRARFDWEEYKEVVRVFTRMLDNVVEVNGLPLEEQRNEIMRKRRHGMGFLGLGSTVTMLKMKYGSKESCEFTEAIARDMAVAGWETGLALAQEKGPAPIMEERFTITREMLRKRPEMAKDGWKIGQEIEGKVLHARYSRYMQKVATVAPELVEQLAETGARFTHHSSIAPTGTISLSLANNASNGIEPSFAHHYSRNVIREGKKSKEKVDVFSFELLAYRHLVNAKAMPFAESADAQLPDYFISADDISPKEHVDVQAAAQKWVDSSISKTANVPTDYPYEDFKDIYTYAYQQGLKGCTTFRFNPAAFQGVLVKEKDLENTTYRFELEDGSVVEVKGNEQIEYDGETHTAANLFDALKEGYYGKF; the protein is encoded by the coding sequence ATGAGCACGGTGCGCCTCGAGGCGGTCAGGAACGACACGACCACGGACATCCCGATGCAGCCCGCGTCGGCGGACATCTGGGACAAGAAGTACCGCCTCAAGACCAAGCAGGGCGAACCGGTGGATGCCGACATCGACGGCACCTACCAGCGCGTCGCGCGCGCGCTGGCCGATGCCGAGCCCGACGGCGAGAAGCGCAAGTACTGGTACGAGCGCTTCCTGTGGGCGCTGCGCCGCGGGGCGATCCCGGCCGGCCGCATCACTTCCAACGCCGGCGCGCTGGCCCACAAGCCCGCCACCTCGACCATCAACTGCACCGTGTCGGGCACCATCGGCGACTCGATGGACGGCATCCTGCAGAAGGTCCACGAGGCCGGGCTGACGCTGAAAGCCGGCTGCGGCATCGGCTACGAGTTCTCGACACTGCGACCGCGCGGCGCGTTCGTCGCCGGCGCCGGCGCCTATACCTCGGGCCCGATGTCCTTCATGGATATCTACGACAAGATGTGCTTCACGGTGTCGTCGGCCGGTGGCCGCCGTGGCGCGCAGATGGGCACCTTCGACGTCAGCCACCCCGACGTGCGCGACTTCATCCGCGCCAAGCGCGAGGACGGCCGCCTGCGCCAGTTCAACCTCTCGCTGCTGGTCACCGACGGCTTCATGCAGGCGGTGGAGACAGATGCCGACTGGCCGCTGGTGTTCCCGCTGTCGCTGAAGGAAGAGGGCGATGTCGACCTCGCCGATGCCGAGCAGGTGATCTGGCGCGAGTGGCCGCAGACCGAAGGCTATGTGGTGCGCGACGACGGCCTGGTGGCCTGCCGCGTGTACGGCAAGGTCCGTGCCCGCCACCTGTGGGACATGATCATGGTCTCGACGTACGACTACGCCGAGCCGGGCTTCATCCTGATCGACAAGGTCAACGAGATGAACAACAACTGGTGGTGCGAGAACATCCGCGCCACCAACCCCTGCGGCGAGCAGCCGCTGCCGCCGTACGGCGCGTGCCTGCTGGGGTCGATCAACCTCACCAAGTTCGTGCGCGACCCGTTCACCGACCGCGCGCGTTTCGACTGGGAGGAATACAAGGAAGTCGTGCGCGTGTTCACCCGCATGCTCGACAACGTGGTGGAAGTGAACGGCCTGCCGCTGGAAGAGCAGCGCAACGAGATCATGCGCAAGCGCCGCCACGGCATGGGCTTCCTGGGCCTGGGCAGCACCGTGACCATGCTGAAGATGAAGTACGGCTCGAAGGAGAGCTGCGAGTTCACCGAAGCCATCGCCCGCGACATGGCCGTTGCCGGCTGGGAAACCGGCCTGGCGCTCGCCCAGGAGAAGGGACCGGCGCCGATCATGGAAGAGCGCTTCACCATTACCCGGGAAATGCTGCGCAAGCGCCCGGAGATGGCGAAAGACGGCTGGAAGATCGGCCAGGAGATCGAAGGCAAGGTGCTGCACGCGCGCTACAGCCGCTACATGCAGAAGGTGGCCACCGTGGCGCCGGAACTCGTCGAGCAGCTGGCCGAGACCGGTGCGCGCTTCACCCACCACAGCTCGATCGCACCCACCGGCACCATTTCCCTGAGCCTGGCCAACAACGCCTCCAATGGCATCGAGCCCTCGTTCGCGCACCACTACAGCCGCAACGTGATCCGCGAGGGCAAGAAGTCGAAGGAGAAGGTGGACGTGTTCTCCTTCGAGCTGCTGGCCTACCGCCACCTGGTCAACGCCAAGGCGATGCCGTTCGCCGAAAGCGCCGACGCGCAGCTGCCCGACTACTTCATCTCCGCCGACGACATCTCGCCGAAGGAGCACGTGGACGTGCAGGCCGCCGCGCAGAAGTGGGTGGACAGCTCGATCTCCAAGACCGCGAACGTCCCGACCGACTACCCGTACGAGGACTTCAAGGACATCTACACCTACGCCTACCAGCAGGGCCTCAAGGGCTGCACCACGTTCCGCTTCAACCCGGCCGCCTTCCAGGGCGTGCTGGTGAAGGAGAAGGACCTGGAGAACACCACCTACCGCTTCGAGCTCGAGGACGGGTCCGTGGTGGAGGTGAAGGGCAACGAGCAGATCGAATACGACGGCGAAACCCACACCGCCGCCAACCTGTTCGACGCTCTGAAGGAAGGGTATTACGGCAAGTTCTGA
- a CDS encoding BON domain-containing protein → MTNNITRIPLAIALSSVLAFAVGCTADRNDDGVANDPAMQTPAGTVAADMDRNDAATDANPDAIGDGRDSDQPVDDTWITTKVKSSLLADSDVSGLDINVDTLNGVVTLQGQVESQAQIDTATRIAREIEGVTDVQTTNLTVGNAQ, encoded by the coding sequence ATGACCAACAACATCACCCGTATTCCCCTGGCGATCGCGCTGTCTTCCGTGCTGGCGTTCGCCGTCGGCTGCACCGCCGATCGCAACGACGACGGCGTCGCCAACGACCCGGCCATGCAGACCCCGGCCGGCACCGTGGCCGCCGACATGGACCGCAACGATGCCGCCACCGATGCCAACCCCGACGCCATCGGCGACGGCCGCGATTCGGACCAGCCGGTCGACGACACCTGGATCACCACCAAGGTGAAGTCCTCGCTGCTGGCCGATTCCGACGTCTCGGGCCTCGACATCAACGTCGACACCCTCAACGGCGTGGTGACCCTGCAGGGCCAGGTCGAGAGCCAGGCGCAGATCGATACCGCTACCCGCATCGCGCGTGAGATCGAAGGCGTGACCGACGTGCAGACCACCAACCTGACGGTCGGCAACGCCCAGTAA
- a CDS encoding histone H1, which translates to MTATIRDTAETVAEKVQDAADGMAAIAREAAKRVRSAPKKTASKAASTRAKPAPPTKKAATSARRATDRPLTGDVVAKKLVARNAEAATARQAEGRVAGRTTGKPAATTPSRAVKKAAAKKVAAKKVVAKKAAAKKVAARKAATRKTATKSASTRVVAKKTAARTAPARKTAKKAARKAPR; encoded by the coding sequence GTGACCGCGACGATCCGCGATACCGCAGAGACCGTGGCGGAGAAAGTGCAGGACGCCGCCGACGGCATGGCCGCCATCGCCCGCGAAGCGGCCAAGCGCGTCAGGTCCGCCCCGAAGAAGACCGCCAGCAAGGCCGCATCCACCCGCGCGAAGCCCGCCCCACCCACGAAAAAAGCCGCCACGTCCGCCAGGCGCGCAACCGACCGGCCGCTGACCGGCGACGTGGTCGCGAAGAAGCTGGTGGCCCGCAACGCCGAGGCCGCGACTGCCCGTCAGGCCGAAGGCCGCGTGGCCGGCCGCACCACCGGCAAGCCGGCGGCCACCACGCCGTCCAGGGCCGTGAAGAAGGCGGCTGCGAAAAAGGTGGCTGCGAAAAAGGTGGTCGCCAAGAAAGCTGCAGCGAAGAAGGTGGCGGCAAGGAAGGCCGCAACCAGGAAGACCGCAACGAAGTCCGCCAGCACCCGCGTGGTGGCGAAGAAAACCGCAGCGCGCACCGCGCCTGCCAGGAAGACCGCGAAGAAGGCCGCCCGCAAGGCGCCGCGCTAG
- a CDS encoding HIT domain-containing protein yields MKHAPPGYACPFCRIAESLPTPAVDPTVVLVEPDVFALVPLHHYAGIHGNCLVVPRQHYENLFHIPDELGKDFFGATRRLAHAMRSAFGCEGISTRQHNGPAGDQDVWHYHLHVFPRSPCDGLHGGQKLPYTRDERIELAARLRRALR; encoded by the coding sequence ATGAAACACGCGCCGCCCGGCTACGCCTGCCCCTTCTGCCGCATCGCAGAATCGCTGCCGACGCCCGCGGTGGATCCGACGGTCGTGCTGGTCGAGCCGGACGTTTTCGCTCTGGTACCGCTGCACCACTACGCCGGCATCCACGGCAACTGCCTGGTGGTGCCGCGGCAGCACTACGAGAACCTCTTCCACATTCCCGATGAACTCGGCAAGGACTTCTTCGGTGCCACGCGGCGCCTCGCGCACGCGATGCGCAGTGCGTTCGGATGCGAAGGGATCTCCACGCGCCAGCACAATGGCCCGGCGGGCGATCAGGATGTATGGCATTACCACCTGCACGTCTTCCCGCGTTCTCCGTGTGATGGCCTGCACGGGGGGCAGAAACTGCCGTACACCCGGGACGAACGCATCGAACTGGCCGCCCGGTTGCGGCGTGCCCTGCGATAG
- the qac gene encoding quaternary ammonium compound efflux SMR transporter QacL → MKNWIFLSIAIFGEVVATSALKSSNGFTKLAPSIVVVVGYGLAFYFLSLALKSIPMGIAYAVWAGLGIVLVAAIAWMLHGQKLDAWAFVGMGLIVSGVAVLNLLSKASAH, encoded by the coding sequence ATGAAGAACTGGATTTTTCTGTCTATTGCTATCTTTGGCGAAGTCGTAGCAACTTCGGCTTTAAAGTCTAGCAATGGCTTCACAAAGCTGGCTCCCTCTATCGTTGTTGTGGTTGGCTACGGACTTGCGTTCTACTTCCTTTCCCTAGCTCTCAAGTCCATTCCCATGGGAATCGCCTACGCTGTGTGGGCTGGACTCGGCATTGTGCTTGTGGCTGCTATCGCTTGGATGCTTCATGGTCAAAAATTGGATGCATGGGCTTTTGTTGGCATGGGTCTCATCGTTAGTGGTGTTGCTGTTCTTAACTTGCTATCCAAGGCCAGCGCACATTGA
- a CDS encoding IS30 family transposase — protein MYSQLTQGERYTLGVLNRHGLTGRAIARIMGRDPSTISRELRRNACHATDGAYRPSKAQERTNGRRRRSRRVKQHEPGILEAIEELLRSEQWSPEQIANWLADNNVARISHMTIYRHVHSDARRGGTLRSCLRQGGKRRRKRTFGPEKRGRLQGKPMIDTRPEAVETRDEVGHWEGDTVMGSVTERDCLLTLVERSTGLALVAKLPHRTTTAVNRAALKLIRESGLPFKTITWDNGTEFHGYKELEQAAHIRCYFAYPHRPWQRGSNENFNGLLRQYFPKRRSLAKVRQGHCDTIAHKLNHRPRKRHGYKSPIERLEELLGVLHFAC, from the coding sequence ATGTACAGCCAGCTCACCCAGGGTGAAAGATACACGCTGGGCGTCCTCAATCGACACGGCCTCACCGGCCGCGCCATCGCCCGAATCATGGGCCGCGACCCGAGCACGATCAGTCGTGAGCTACGGCGCAACGCCTGCCACGCCACCGACGGCGCCTACCGACCCAGCAAGGCCCAGGAGCGAACCAACGGTCGACGGCGGCGCTCCCGGCGCGTGAAGCAGCATGAGCCCGGTATTCTCGAGGCCATCGAGGAGCTTCTGCGAAGCGAGCAGTGGAGCCCCGAGCAGATCGCGAACTGGCTGGCCGACAACAACGTCGCCAGGATCAGCCACATGACCATCTACCGCCACGTGCACAGCGACGCCAGGCGCGGTGGCACGCTCCGCAGCTGCCTGCGCCAAGGCGGCAAGCGCCGACGAAAACGCACGTTCGGCCCAGAGAAACGCGGCCGCCTGCAGGGCAAGCCCATGATCGACACCCGACCCGAAGCCGTCGAGACCCGCGACGAAGTGGGCCATTGGGAAGGAGATACCGTCATGGGCTCGGTCACCGAGCGCGACTGCCTCCTGACCCTGGTCGAACGCAGCACCGGCCTCGCTCTGGTCGCCAAGCTGCCGCATCGCACTACGACTGCAGTGAACCGGGCCGCGCTGAAGCTGATCCGCGAAAGCGGCCTGCCGTTCAAGACCATTACCTGGGACAACGGCACGGAGTTCCATGGCTACAAGGAGCTCGAGCAGGCCGCCCACATCCGTTGCTACTTCGCCTACCCGCACCGCCCATGGCAACGCGGCAGCAACGAAAATTTCAACGGGCTGCTACGGCAGTACTTTCCCAAACGAAGAAGCCTTGCAAAAGTACGGCAAGGCCACTGCGACACCATCGCCCACAAGCTCAACCACAGGCCCAGGAAACGACATGGCTACAAGTCCCCGATCGAGCGACTCGAAGAACTACTCGGGGTGTTGCACTTCGCGTGTTAA
- a CDS encoding chemotaxis protein CheX, whose amino-acid sequence MAAKFLGQFLLERGVITAAQLLAAIEAQRASNPLLGELAVDRGLLDPAQARRIQQRQRVEDRRFGDIALELGVLDQAQLDALLDAQKAGRRMLGDVLLEQGALDAERLAAELALHRASQEDARHAFEAELAAHPLGDLANSAVGLCARLFPRMLGSQCLPAEVLAPEELDTWPVVAHVRVEGAAPLGIALASDLPTARALACALLRITPGQCDDELAQDALGEMVNVLMGYLVHDVLADDASYRALPPDASVPIATLAADRERSIAIGMGSQLGGFVLLVDRPG is encoded by the coding sequence ATGGCAGCGAAATTCCTTGGCCAGTTCCTGCTGGAACGTGGCGTCATCACCGCCGCCCAGCTGCTGGCGGCGATCGAAGCGCAACGCGCGTCCAACCCGCTGCTGGGCGAACTGGCGGTGGATCGAGGCCTGCTCGACCCCGCGCAGGCGCGCCGCATCCAGCAGCGCCAGCGCGTGGAGGACCGGCGCTTCGGCGACATCGCACTGGAGCTGGGCGTGCTCGACCAGGCCCAGCTGGATGCGCTGCTCGACGCGCAGAAGGCCGGCCGGCGGATGCTCGGCGACGTGCTGCTGGAACAGGGCGCGCTCGACGCCGAACGCCTCGCTGCCGAACTCGCGCTGCACCGCGCCAGCCAGGAGGACGCCCGCCACGCGTTCGAAGCCGAGCTGGCGGCGCATCCGCTGGGCGATCTGGCCAACAGTGCGGTCGGGCTGTGCGCGCGGCTGTTCCCGCGCATGCTCGGCAGTCAGTGCCTGCCGGCCGAAGTGCTGGCCCCGGAAGAACTCGACACCTGGCCCGTGGTTGCGCATGTGCGCGTGGAAGGCGCCGCCCCGCTGGGCATCGCGCTGGCCAGCGACCTGCCCACTGCACGCGCACTGGCCTGCGCGCTGCTGCGCATCACCCCCGGGCAGTGCGATGACGAGCTTGCGCAGGATGCCCTCGGCGAAATGGTGAACGTGCTGATGGGCTACCTGGTGCACGACGTGCTGGCCGACGACGCCAGCTACCGCGCGCTGCCGCCGGATGCCTCGGTGCCGATCGCAACGCTTGCCGCCGACCGCGAGCGCAGCATCGCGATCGGCATGGGTTCACAGCTCGGCGGCTTCGTACTGCTGGTGGATCGCCCGGGCTGA
- a CDS encoding NrdJb has translation MAVRIEKKIKGYAVVLPEDKAKEAAAAAQASEAAEAAARPSADVIQMHERIERPEVLIGSTYKIKSPLVEHAMYVTINDIVLNADTEHEQRRPFEIFVNSKSMEHFQWIVALTRIMSAVFRKGGDVTFLVEEMKAVFDPRGGYFKAGGVYMPSLVAELGFIVEEHLKSIGMIHDPEMSDATRALIAEKRKQYEDRSKKNADAGAPAALNPSPASAGEGARRADEGALQTANDHPEDIAITGDGASFPPSATMCHKCSTKALVLMDGCATCLNCGYSKCG, from the coding sequence ATGGCCGTCAGGATCGAAAAGAAAATCAAGGGTTACGCCGTCGTCCTTCCCGAGGACAAGGCGAAGGAAGCGGCCGCCGCCGCGCAGGCCAGCGAAGCCGCCGAGGCCGCTGCACGCCCCAGCGCCGACGTCATCCAGATGCACGAGCGCATCGAGCGCCCCGAGGTGCTGATCGGCAGCACTTACAAGATCAAGTCGCCGCTGGTCGAGCACGCCATGTACGTGACCATCAACGACATCGTGCTCAACGCCGACACCGAGCACGAGCAGCGCCGTCCGTTCGAGATCTTCGTCAACTCGAAGTCGATGGAGCACTTCCAGTGGATCGTCGCGCTCACCCGCATCATGAGCGCGGTGTTCCGCAAGGGCGGCGACGTGACCTTCCTGGTGGAAGAGATGAAGGCCGTGTTCGACCCCCGCGGCGGCTACTTCAAGGCCGGCGGCGTCTACATGCCCTCGCTGGTGGCGGAACTCGGCTTCATCGTCGAAGAGCACCTGAAGTCGATCGGCATGATCCACGACCCGGAAATGAGCGACGCCACCCGCGCGCTGATCGCCGAGAAGCGCAAGCAGTACGAAGACCGCTCAAAAAAAAACGCTGACGCAGGCGCGCCCGCCGCTCTGAACCCTTCTCCCGCCAGTGCGGGAGAAGGTGCCCGAAGGGCGGATGAGGGCGCTCTTCAAACCGCCAACGACCACCCCGAAGACATCGCCATAACCGGCGACGGCGCCAGCTTCCCGCCCAGCGCCACCATGTGCCACAAGTGCAGCACCAAGGCGCTGGTACTGATGGACGGCTGCGCGACGTGCCTGAACTGCGGGTACTCGAAGTGCGGCTGA
- a CDS encoding nucleotide pyrophosphohydrolase, producing the protein MNFSDLEQTALQLNDLYEQLEVKRYGRVWSTQELALGLMGDVGDLAKLIQANAGVRTISDHQPKLGHELSDCLWSIMVLANKCGVDLEGEFVRNTREISEYVSGELAR; encoded by the coding sequence ATGAACTTCAGCGATCTCGAACAGACAGCGCTCCAACTCAACGATCTCTACGAGCAGCTTGAGGTCAAACGCTACGGTCGCGTCTGGAGCACTCAGGAACTTGCCCTTGGGTTGATGGGAGATGTTGGCGACTTGGCCAAGCTGATCCAGGCTAACGCCGGCGTCCGAACGATCAGTGACCACCAGCCCAAGCTCGGCCATGAACTGTCGGACTGCCTCTGGTCAATCATGGTGTTGGCCAACAAGTGCGGGGTTGATCTTGAGGGGGAGTTCGTCAGGAATACGCGGGAGATTTCAGAGTACGTGTCAGGCGAATTGGCCAGGTAG
- a CDS encoding antibiotic biosynthesis monooxygenase, whose product MICRMWHGITLRAKADAYAALLEERAQTGYRAVPGNISACVLRRDEGEITHFMTLSYWASEASIRAFAGDDVLVARYFPEDADFLLEFEPQVQHYTVTTALGGG is encoded by the coding sequence ATGATCTGTCGCATGTGGCATGGCATCACCCTCCGCGCCAAGGCCGATGCCTATGCGGCCCTGCTCGAGGAGCGCGCGCAAACGGGCTACCGCGCGGTGCCGGGAAACATCAGCGCCTGCGTGCTGCGGCGTGACGAGGGGGAGATCACGCATTTCATGACGCTCAGCTACTGGGCGTCGGAGGCCAGCATCCGTGCCTTCGCCGGCGACGACGTGCTGGTGGCGAGGTATTTCCCGGAGGACGCGGATTTCCTGCTGGAGTTCGAGCCGCAGGTGCAGCACTACACGGTCACCACCGCCCTGGGAGGCGGCTGA